One part of the Sphingopyxis sp. PAMC25046 genome encodes these proteins:
- the rpsI gene encoding 30S ribosomal protein S9: MADEQTMTDLKDLGGAVEGTVAPAASTAPLREKIVDKQGRAYATGRRKDAVARVWVKPGTGKITINGRDQEVYFARPTLRLVINQPFGLTERVGQYDVVATVKGGGLSGQAGAVLHGIAQALTRFEPALRSPVKAAGFLTRDSRAVERKKYGKAKARRSFQFSKR, encoded by the coding sequence ATGGCTGACGAACAGACCATGACCGATCTCAAGGACCTCGGCGGCGCCGTCGAAGGCACCGTCGCTCCCGCAGCTTCGACCGCGCCGCTGCGCGAAAAGATCGTCGACAAGCAGGGTCGCGCTTATGCGACCGGCCGCCGCAAGGACGCCGTCGCGCGCGTATGGGTTAAGCCCGGCACGGGCAAGATCACGATCAACGGCCGCGACCAGGAAGTCTATTTCGCGCGCCCGACGCTGCGCCTCGTCATCAACCAGCCGTTCGGCCTGACCGAGCGCGTTGGCCAGTATGACGTTGTCGCGACCGTCAAGGGCGGCGGTCTGTCGGGCCAGGCGGGCGCCGTTCTTCATGGCATCGCGCAGGCGCTCACCCGCTTCGAACCGGCGCTGCGTAGCCCGGTGAAGGCGGCCGGCTTCCTGACCCGCGACAGCCGCGCCGTCGAGCGCAAGAAGTACGGTAAGGCGAAGGCCCGCCGCAGCTTCCAGTTCTCGAAGCGTTAA
- a CDS encoding metallophosphoesterase: MTRLFHISDLHFGLEDRAALGWFTDCVRRDRPDAVLITGDLTMRARTREFAAACDWISELDVPVTVEVGNHDLPYFNPIERFLFPYRRIRGIRRLVERELDLPGVAVVPLKTTARAQWRLDWSKGWVTKKALERTLAAIDTLPRRTTVLVTAHHPLVEAGTKGRALTRGGERALAALAKRGVAAVLTGHVHDAFDLTKTTAAGPIRMIGAGTLSQRIRSTPPSFNDLTFEGAAIDLRVRNLDHIATPDMQIDDVPPDALPPREPGEPVAPIAAVPPVDPPVH; this comes from the coding sequence ATGACCCGGCTTTTCCACATCAGCGACCTGCATTTCGGGCTCGAGGATCGCGCCGCGCTCGGCTGGTTCACCGATTGCGTGCGGCGCGATCGGCCCGATGCGGTGCTGATCACGGGCGATCTCACGATGCGCGCGCGGACCCGCGAGTTCGCCGCGGCGTGCGACTGGATCAGCGAACTCGACGTGCCGGTGACGGTCGAGGTCGGCAATCACGATCTTCCCTATTTCAACCCCATCGAACGCTTCCTCTTCCCCTATCGCCGCATCCGCGGGATCAGGCGGCTGGTCGAACGCGAACTCGACCTGCCGGGCGTAGCGGTCGTCCCGCTCAAGACCACCGCGCGCGCGCAATGGCGGCTCGACTGGTCGAAGGGATGGGTGACGAAGAAGGCGCTCGAAAGAACGCTTGCTGCGATCGACACCTTGCCGCGCCGAACGACGGTATTAGTGACCGCGCATCACCCGCTGGTCGAGGCCGGGACCAAGGGGCGCGCCTTGACGCGCGGCGGCGAACGCGCGCTCGCGGCCTTGGCGAAGCGAGGCGTGGCAGCCGTGCTGACCGGCCATGTCCACGACGCCTTCGACCTGACAAAGACGACCGCCGCGGGCCCGATCCGCATGATCGGAGCGGGCACGCTGTCGCAGCGCATCCGCTCGACCCCGCCGAGTTTCAACGATCTGACCTTCGAAGGTGCGGCGATCGACCTCCGCGTGCGCAATCTCGATCATATCGCGACCCCCGACATGCAGATCGACGATGTGCCGCCCGACGCGCTGCCGCCGCGCGAACCCGGCGAACCGGTGGCCCCCATCGCGGCGGTGCCGCCCGTCGATCCACCGGTGCATTGA
- a CDS encoding nucleotidyltransferase family protein, with protein sequence MSAPIPAIVLAGSRPGPDPLLSGSGVATKALLPIAGRAMLVHAVEALRNSPLVGPITILAQNSAELAAEPGLADFADLHFADSGQGISSSLAAALPPSDDPLLVTTADNVLLTPTMIAEFLGGAADSDVAVAMVERDVLLARYPESRRTWLKFRGGWWSGANMFWLRGRRVLPLLDFWGRIERDRKKGLKIIAAFGPWLLIGALLRFFTIQQGIAHAGLRFGLKAKVVPMSEPEACIDADKPVDIELIEAIFAARRRAAIGRLL encoded by the coding sequence ATGAGCGCGCCGATCCCCGCGATCGTTCTCGCGGGCAGCCGACCCGGGCCCGATCCGCTGCTGTCGGGAAGCGGGGTAGCGACCAAGGCGTTGCTGCCGATCGCGGGACGGGCGATGCTCGTCCATGCCGTGGAAGCGCTCCGGAACTCGCCGTTGGTCGGGCCGATCACGATCCTGGCGCAGAATAGCGCCGAACTGGCCGCCGAGCCGGGTCTCGCGGATTTCGCCGACCTGCATTTCGCCGATTCGGGGCAGGGGATCAGCAGCTCGCTTGCCGCCGCATTGCCGCCGAGCGATGATCCGCTGCTTGTCACCACCGCCGACAATGTGCTGCTGACGCCGACGATGATCGCTGAATTCCTCGGCGGTGCGGCGGACAGCGATGTGGCGGTGGCGATGGTCGAGCGTGACGTGCTGCTTGCACGCTATCCGGAATCCAGGCGCACCTGGCTGAAGTTCCGTGGCGGCTGGTGGTCGGGCGCGAACATGTTTTGGCTTCGCGGACGCCGCGTGTTGCCGCTGCTCGATTTCTGGGGGCGAATCGAGCGCGACCGCAAGAAGGGGCTGAAGATCATTGCCGCCTTCGGTCCCTGGCTGCTCATCGGAGCGTTGCTGCGCTTCTTCACGATCCAGCAGGGGATCGCGCACGCCGGACTGCGTTTCGGGCTGAAAGCAAAGGTGGTACCGATGTCCGAGCCCGAGGCGTGCATCGACGCCGACAAGCCCGTCGATATCGAGCTGATCGAAGCGATATTTGCCGCGCGGCGCCGAGCGGCTATAGGGCGGCTCCTATGA
- a CDS encoding diacylglycerol kinase family protein, giving the protein MTTANFTRPALVCNSQSGSHDDAVVSEIVESCRSAGAPLIALFELPDDEIPDAGELVRQDIDLLLVWTGDGTINAAATGAAGWDGAILPLPGGTLNLLSKELHGDRPVTEILTDALQGKARRQPVPIIRSDDGDAFITIVAGPATQWAEVRETMRQDGLIEASRSAPDALDTMLNAPGVAVAGHGRVYPAIILTPTARGIRADGILTEGTADVLRHGLAWLGGDFRDGPSEEIISGETIILESGAPISLEYDGELGETPSPARFRLGTSGVDFVATA; this is encoded by the coding sequence ATGACGACAGCAAACTTCACCCGGCCCGCCCTTGTCTGCAACAGCCAGAGCGGCAGTCACGATGACGCCGTCGTTTCCGAGATCGTCGAAAGCTGCCGCAGTGCGGGCGCGCCGCTCATCGCTCTCTTCGAGCTCCCCGACGACGAGATTCCCGATGCTGGCGAACTCGTCCGGCAAGACATCGACCTGCTGCTCGTCTGGACCGGCGACGGGACGATCAATGCCGCCGCGACCGGGGCCGCAGGCTGGGATGGCGCGATCCTGCCGCTCCCCGGCGGGACGCTCAACCTTCTGTCGAAGGAACTGCACGGCGACCGGCCAGTGACCGAAATCCTGACGGACGCACTCCAGGGCAAGGCGCGGCGGCAACCGGTGCCCATCATCCGGTCCGACGATGGCGACGCCTTTATCACGATCGTGGCCGGCCCCGCGACGCAATGGGCAGAAGTGCGCGAAACGATGCGGCAGGACGGGCTGATCGAAGCAAGCCGCTCGGCGCCCGATGCGCTCGACACGATGCTGAACGCGCCCGGCGTCGCGGTGGCCGGACACGGCCGCGTCTATCCGGCGATCATCCTTACCCCAACGGCGCGAGGCATCCGCGCCGACGGAATATTGACCGAGGGCACCGCCGACGTGCTGCGTCATGGCCTGGCCTGGCTCGGCGGAGATTTTCGCGACGGGCCGAGCGAGGAAATCATCAGCGGCGAAACGATCATCCTCGAAAGCGGGGCGCCGATCAGCCTCGAATATGACGGCGAGCTCGGCGAAACACCCTCGCCCGCACGCTTCAGGCTCGGGACGAGCGGGGTGGACTTCGTCGCGACGGCATGA
- a CDS encoding alpha/beta hydrolase, protein MIKILFVVLLLVLLFGGGAKMIVAGGAKSLDMADRLLGQGEGARLLLADQPYGRGPRQSLDIWVPDSLEKGDRLPVVVFFYGGGWDSGERGSYGFAGRALARQGFVVVIPDYRLVPKAHWPDFIEDSAAAVAWTHEHIAKLGGDPERIALMGHSAGAYNAAMLALDPQWLRAAKSDPSIIRGVAGLAGPYDFLPLEKGGRGDRAMGKVKPIEKTQPIHFVRGDAPPLWLATGDEDDTVRPRNSQNLAAAIEKMGGSATLRIYPGMGHTGIVMALAAPFRSRGPVLDEATDFLRGVTGRRIAPAEAAG, encoded by the coding sequence TTGATCAAGATTCTCTTCGTCGTTCTGCTGCTTGTGCTGTTGTTCGGCGGCGGCGCCAAGATGATAGTCGCGGGCGGCGCGAAGTCGCTCGACATGGCGGACCGGCTGCTCGGGCAGGGCGAGGGCGCGCGGCTGTTGCTCGCCGACCAGCCCTATGGCCGCGGACCGCGCCAGTCACTCGACATCTGGGTTCCCGATAGCCTCGAAAAGGGCGACCGGTTGCCGGTGGTCGTTTTCTTCTACGGCGGCGGCTGGGACAGCGGCGAGCGGGGTAGCTATGGCTTCGCCGGGCGCGCATTGGCGCGGCAGGGCTTTGTCGTGGTGATTCCCGATTACCGTCTGGTGCCCAAGGCGCACTGGCCCGACTTTATCGAGGATAGCGCGGCGGCGGTCGCGTGGACGCATGAACATATCGCCAAGCTTGGCGGCGATCCCGAACGGATCGCGCTGATGGGCCATTCGGCGGGTGCCTATAATGCCGCGATGCTGGCGCTCGACCCGCAATGGCTGCGCGCGGCGAAGAGCGATCCGTCGATTATCCGGGGCGTCGCAGGGCTGGCCGGACCCTATGATTTCCTCCCGCTCGAAAAGGGTGGTCGCGGCGACCGGGCGATGGGCAAGGTCAAGCCGATCGAGAAAACGCAGCCGATCCATTTCGTGCGCGGCGATGCGCCGCCCTTGTGGCTGGCGACGGGCGACGAGGATGATACAGTGCGCCCGCGCAACAGCCAGAATCTCGCCGCCGCGATCGAAAAGATGGGGGGCTCGGCGACGCTGCGCATCTATCCGGGCATGGGGCATACCGGCATCGTCATGGCGCTCGCCGCGCCGTTCAGGAGCCGCGGGCCGGTGCTCGACGAAGCCACCGATTTCCTGCGCGGCGTGACCGGCCGCCGCATCGCGCCCGCCGAGGCGGCAGGATGA
- a CDS encoding phosphotransferase, with protein sequence MSFPTCPEAMSSAWLAGTLGQDPDTLRGFTVAKVGTGQMCDSFRLTLDWTGDVGTPSTVVAKCPSHDEASRHIAKLTGTYVKEVNWYRELAAESGVAAPLCHHAEIADNDVDFVLILSDLAPARQGDQLAGLGLDGLVPCIDAAAGLHALLWNDPRLEALPWLARDNGEVIRALFPQLYAGFRERYAERLDPEVLDLGAGIVERLDAYLERQAAARTIVHGDLRIDNILFAPDGESCWLVDWQTLGRGSGAVDLAYLIGTSIADPLERAAADRPGFDRWIAALEQRGIAPDADALWDDYRAGALSGYFMAVFASMSVERTARGDEMFAVMAERPARQALMLGSLDLL encoded by the coding sequence GTGAGCTTCCCTACCTGCCCCGAGGCGATGTCGTCCGCGTGGCTGGCCGGAACATTGGGACAGGACCCCGACACACTGCGCGGCTTCACCGTCGCCAAGGTCGGCACAGGTCAGATGTGCGACAGCTTTCGCCTGACGCTCGACTGGACGGGCGATGTCGGCACGCCGTCAACGGTCGTGGCCAAATGCCCGAGCCATGACGAGGCGAGCCGCCATATCGCAAAGCTGACCGGCACTTACGTCAAGGAAGTCAACTGGTACCGCGAACTGGCAGCGGAGAGCGGTGTCGCCGCACCCTTGTGCCATCATGCCGAGATCGCGGATAACGATGTCGATTTCGTCCTGATCCTGTCGGACCTCGCACCCGCGCGACAGGGCGACCAGCTTGCGGGACTGGGGCTGGATGGGCTCGTCCCGTGCATCGACGCCGCGGCCGGGCTCCACGCCCTGCTGTGGAACGACCCGCGACTCGAAGCGCTTCCCTGGCTGGCGCGCGACAATGGTGAAGTGATCCGGGCGCTGTTTCCCCAGCTCTATGCCGGCTTTCGCGAACGCTATGCAGAGCGGCTCGACCCGGAGGTGCTCGACCTTGGCGCCGGGATCGTCGAGCGGCTCGACGCCTATCTCGAGCGGCAGGCTGCGGCGCGCACGATCGTCCATGGCGACCTGCGCATCGACAACATCCTCTTTGCGCCCGATGGCGAAAGTTGCTGGCTTGTGGACTGGCAGACGCTCGGGCGCGGCAGCGGTGCGGTCGACCTTGCCTATCTCATCGGCACCAGCATCGCCGACCCGCTCGAGCGCGCAGCGGCCGACCGGCCGGGGTTCGACCGCTGGATAGCAGCACTCGAACAGCGCGGCATTGCGCCCGACGCGGATGCGCTGTGGGACGATTACCGCGCTGGTGCGCTCAGCGGCTATTTCATGGCGGTTTTCGCGTCGATGAGCGTCGAACGCACGGCGCGCGGCGACGAAATGTTCGCTGTGATGGCCGAGCGCCCCGCGCGGCAGGCGCTGATGCTGGGAAGTCTCGACCTGCTCTGA
- the rplM gene encoding 50S ribosomal protein L13: MKALTKTTQSANAATVEKKWVLIDAEGLVVGRVATIIANILRGKHKPSFTPHVDCGDNVIVINAEKVAFTGKKLQDKRYYKHTGYAGGIKETSPAKILEGRFPERVLEKAVERMIPRGPLGRQQMRNLRIFAGTDHPHEGQNPEVIDVASMNRKNKVGA; the protein is encoded by the coding sequence ATGAAGGCGCTGACCAAGACGACCCAGTCGGCAAACGCCGCGACGGTCGAAAAGAAATGGGTGCTGATCGACGCCGAGGGCCTTGTTGTGGGCCGCGTCGCGACGATCATCGCCAACATCCTGCGCGGCAAGCACAAGCCGTCGTTCACCCCGCACGTCGATTGCGGTGACAATGTCATCGTCATCAATGCGGAGAAGGTGGCGTTCACCGGCAAGAAGCTGCAGGACAAGCGTTACTACAAGCACACCGGCTATGCCGGCGGCATCAAGGAAACCAGCCCCGCGAAGATCCTCGAAGGCCGTTTCCCCGAGCGCGTGCTCGAAAAGGCCGTGGAACGCATGATCCCCCGCGGTCCGCTCGGCCGCCAGCAGATGCGCAACCTGCGCATCTTCGCCGGCACCGACCATCCGCACGAAGGGCAGAACCCCGAAGTGATCGACGTCGCGTCGATGAACCGCAAGAACAAGGTGGGTGCATAA
- a CDS encoding COX15/CtaA family protein: MMQISTLPAPATRQPRPATLARWLWAVALLVIIVVGVGGITRLTESGLSITEWRPVSGVIPPLTEGGWVEEFEKYKRIPEYQAINLGMTLEGFKAIFFWEWLHRILGRLVGMALLVPLIWYAWRRAIPAGYGWRLFALAALVGLQGAIGWWMVASGLEYRTDVSHFRLATHLLTALFLLAGLVWTARDLNGLARDPASPPARLTRPAVAVITILFVQLLLGAWVAGLNAGYVSSTWPLMNDHFVPEGIDWAGGAWFALTNDPFLIHFLHRWWSWIAALALLLLARTLSRRGAVREAGLLVAVVAVQILLGIWTVVSGVSMWVAVLHQVVGAILVAVAAASLHRLGRDDA, encoded by the coding sequence ATGATGCAAATCTCTACCTTGCCCGCGCCTGCTACGCGTCAACCCCGCCCCGCGACGCTGGCGCGCTGGCTCTGGGCGGTCGCGCTCCTCGTGATCATCGTGGTCGGCGTCGGTGGTATCACCCGACTGACCGAATCCGGGCTGTCGATCACCGAATGGCGGCCGGTCTCGGGCGTCATTCCGCCGTTGACCGAAGGCGGATGGGTCGAGGAGTTCGAAAAATACAAGCGGATTCCCGAATATCAGGCGATCAACCTTGGCATGACGCTCGAGGGTTTCAAGGCGATTTTCTTCTGGGAATGGCTGCACCGCATCCTCGGGCGGCTGGTAGGCATGGCGCTGCTCGTCCCGCTGATCTGGTATGCTTGGCGTCGCGCCATTCCGGCGGGTTATGGCTGGCGCCTGTTCGCGCTCGCGGCCCTGGTCGGGCTGCAGGGCGCAATTGGCTGGTGGATGGTGGCTTCGGGGCTCGAATATCGCACTGACGTCAGCCATTTCCGCCTCGCGACGCACTTGCTGACCGCGCTGTTCCTGCTCGCCGGGCTCGTCTGGACGGCGCGCGACCTCAACGGGCTGGCGCGCGATCCGGCCAGCCCGCCCGCGCGGCTGACTCGTCCTGCGGTGGCTGTGATCACCATCCTCTTCGTTCAGTTGCTGCTCGGAGCATGGGTCGCGGGACTCAACGCCGGCTATGTTTCGAGCACTTGGCCGTTGATGAACGATCATTTCGTGCCCGAAGGCATCGACTGGGCAGGGGGCGCGTGGTTCGCGCTGACCAACGATCCCTTCCTCATTCATTTTCTCCATCGCTGGTGGTCGTGGATCGCGGCGCTCGCATTGCTGCTTCTCGCGCGGACGCTGTCGCGGCGCGGTGCTGTGCGCGAGGCCGGGCTGCTCGTCGCGGTCGTTGCGGTGCAGATACTGCTCGGCATCTGGACAGTCGTGTCGGGCGTGTCGATGTGGGTCGCCGTGCTGCATCAGGTCGTCGGCGCCATCCTTGTCGCCGTGGCGGCGGCATCGCTCCACCGACTGGGCCGCGACGACGCATGA
- a CDS encoding phosphocholine cytidylyltransferase family protein — protein MTIEKAIILSAGQGSRLLPLTRDIPKCLIEFNGRSLISWQVAALVANGIKDIVVVTGFRTERVEDHALQLYRDTGARIRTLFNPFFQVADNLGTCWIAREEMDRDFIILNGDTIVSDEIVAKLIAGANEPINVTVDVKADYDDDDMKVNRDDEGRLHHIGKRLLPPDTNAESIGMLAFVGDGPSIFRNQVDQMMRTPDGVERWYLRAIDIIAKGNRVGTVSIEGLEWQEVDFPQDVEAADALTEKWAEEGRYAK, from the coding sequence ATGACCATCGAGAAAGCCATCATCCTGTCGGCCGGGCAAGGATCGCGCCTGCTGCCGCTGACCCGCGACATCCCCAAATGCCTGATCGAGTTCAACGGCCGCAGCCTGATCAGCTGGCAGGTCGCGGCGCTCGTCGCGAACGGGATCAAGGACATCGTGGTCGTCACCGGCTTTCGAACCGAGCGCGTCGAGGATCACGCGCTGCAGCTTTATCGTGACACCGGTGCGCGGATCCGCACCCTGTTCAACCCCTTCTTTCAGGTAGCCGACAATCTGGGCACCTGCTGGATCGCGCGCGAGGAGATGGACCGCGATTTCATCATCCTCAACGGCGACACCATCGTCTCGGACGAGATCGTGGCGAAGCTGATCGCGGGCGCGAACGAGCCGATCAATGTCACCGTCGACGTCAAGGCCGACTATGACGATGACGATATGAAGGTGAACCGCGACGACGAAGGGCGGCTGCATCACATCGGCAAGCGGCTGCTGCCGCCCGACACCAATGCCGAATCGATCGGCATGCTGGCGTTCGTCGGCGACGGCCCGTCGATCTTCCGCAATCAGGTCGACCAGATGATGCGCACCCCCGACGGTGTCGAGCGCTGGTATCTGCGCGCGATCGACATCATCGCGAAGGGCAACCGCGTCGGCACCGTGTCGATCGAGGGGCTCGAATGGCAGGAAGTCGACTTCCCGCAGGATGTCGAAGCCGCCGATGCGCTCACCGAGAAATGGGCCGAAGAAGGCCGCTACGCGAAATAG
- a CDS encoding HIT family protein has product MNATIEKFGHPATLIAEYDHWVVLIRPAQPVLGALVLAAKSDATAFGDLPTEAHAELKTVTAAIEAALSEAVGYTKINYLMLMMVDPHVHFHVLPRYEGDRSGAGLTIGDAGWPAQPDLGQAVKLGDAQIAALAGWLKPYFA; this is encoded by the coding sequence ATGAACGCAACGATCGAGAAGTTCGGCCACCCCGCGACGCTGATCGCCGAATATGATCATTGGGTCGTGCTGATCCGCCCCGCGCAGCCGGTGCTCGGCGCGCTCGTGCTGGCGGCGAAATCGGATGCGACCGCATTCGGCGACTTACCCACCGAAGCGCATGCCGAACTGAAAACCGTAACCGCCGCAATCGAGGCCGCGCTGAGCGAGGCGGTCGGCTATACGAAGATCAACTATCTGATGCTGATGATGGTCGATCCGCACGTCCATTTCCACGTGCTGCCCCGCTATGAGGGCGACCGTAGCGGTGCAGGCTTAACGATCGGCGATGCCGGCTGGCCAGCGCAACCCGACCTCGGGCAGGCGGTGAAGCTGGGCGACGCACAGATCGCCGCGCTCGCCGGCTGGCTCAAACCCTATTTCGCGTAG